The sequence GGCAAACCCCCACCGAAATACTCCTGGATTAAAGCATCGACACGAGAGGTAAGTTTCTTATCATTACTcttaatatttacctacataaGAACTTGTGACTGGCACACTTCTAAATTATAAACTGTTTAGTGATTATCGcgatcatcatcatttaagagaaTGGCTCTTGTCGGTCAAGTAGACGTCAGTTTTCGCGGTAATTGGCCAatttctttaggtccctgtaagacacggCATTTgattttccttttagttgctgtATGTAGtttgctcgtggttttcctcttctAGCTTCGGCGAGCGATCTATTAATAAAGCCAGCCccgaaaaaagtaaataaacaattaagtaaaaaaaatcaaacaggTGTTAAAACGATGATTCAGTTGAGCGAAAATTCGAATGAAAAATATGCTAGATGATCGACCCTGCTCTGGTCCTGCTGCCGTCCACAGTTGTTTTTAACTGGTATGTCTTTGTtgatttttacagaatttggcAAGTACATCTCGATTTAGCGTAAACGAAATCACTGGAATGCTAACGTTCGATAGAGTCGAAGCAGGAGATTACGGTAAATACATATGCAGCGCTGTCAACCAGGCTGGTCAAAACGAAACTGAAATCGAAGTAGAAGTGCTTGTTCCACCGAAGATATTCGAGTTGCATAATATGACTGTCGCTGAAAAGGCCGAAGGGCGGTTAGAATGCAAAGCTACAGGACGACCTGCACCTAGGATTAGGTTCCGTAAACATTCTATGACAGAACCTTTTGTAAATGGACCTAACGATGATGGAAGGTAAGTGTAACCTGATTGTTTTTACTTAAATCATATGTATTGGAAAATGCCAACGCCAAAAGTGAATTCCACTCTttataaaaatcaaacaaattatGTCGCCAAAAGTTGTACTCTGTTACGAACACAGCAAAGGGGTCGCTTATAAAAAAAGTCTATATTATTTTCCTGTTTGTTTTTGAACAAGTTTTCACGGTCAAACTTAACAGCACAATCCGTATTcaatttctattattttatttgtctgaCAACAGTTTTAGTTCATAATCATGAACCATATTGATTTAGCGTTGTATTGTTTCAGAATAAACATTGAAACCAGCTCTCATCAAACCGGTGATCAAATGCAATCTAGTGCAGTAATTACTATTTCAAACGTAAATAGAACAGATGATGGTTTATACGAATGTATAGCAAATAATGACggtaagtacttaaaaaaaagttctaaTACTTAAGAGAGAAACCAAATACCTATGTGaaatcttatttttaaaaacctaacGGATTCTAATTGAACAATATTTTAAGGTGGCGAGGCAAGGAAGAATGGACATCTGATGGTAGAATTCAGGCCTGTATTTAACCCCAATCAAAATATACCATTGGTTTGGAGTTGGAATTCCCAACCAGTGAATATCAGTTGCATAGCGGAGAGTATCCCCAACGCAACTATCAAATGGAGGTATGGTTTTGGTGTTCAACAATGTTCGCAGGATCGtttctgtattttaataagACATTAAACACTTTTTATTTTCCTTAATCAGGTTTCACGAGCTGGACTTGGTAGAAACACCCCATGTGAGGATTTATGGAGCAGGGCCTTACAGCACCGTAAGAGTAACTCCAACTGCGCGAACTCTGTATGGACATTACAAATGCATCGCCACCAACCGACACGGCGAAGCCGTTCATTCAACAGAACTCAGGGAAGCCTTTGTGCCGGGACCTGTCACTCAAGTATGCATTTCtttcattaaaaatgttaataagaTGACAATTTCTaaataagggtctccccaaaccagtcgacgcggagtcggctttcgccgagtgttttacaccacactattcgcatttacccgatcgaccgtctccgcggttggacacctgcgtttagcagtctcatcctccttgcggccgtagagacgcccgatcgcctgcgacttgctatcgcaacagttgtaaagcgacggtcggctctcccgtgctccgtcctgccgtcgagacgtcagacagcacacgtacagccgttgagtccgacgaacagatgtaggacagcgggtgatcggcaatcgtaaatctcatttttggagactggttgttagtaacaacctgagtttgaaattgaacagacctgtaagattattttccttggtaattgttacatattatatgaCACCCATGttacctgtgatgatggatattttacgtagacgggcatggaaaaaaaggcttaccagcttttttaccgtcatcggctctgttcggccgtcgtcagctatgttcggccgtcgaagacgctgaacggcttccaccagctctgaccggtccttatcgtaggtactcggccgtgatcggagcctttcaactctttccggcaccgtacggcggtataaggagatttatgaatgcgaacgtgtgcggtaggctgcaaacagcgtcgtacgaatgcgaacagctttacggcaaaacgccgttttcccgtcgaaagacgtcgtttcgcgtgggccgagccgatttacgacttattcgctcttattgcgttgacataaagctttttccgtacgcgatttgccgaaacggcgtcgactagtttggggagacccttaaggtacctacttatgttGGTCTTTCCTCTTTGCCCGCAGGTGCGTCAAGAAATACTAACAGCTACATCAGTAACATTCAATATCGTGGGACCTGCTGAAGAAATGAATCCACCGATTCTGGCTTTTACTGCTCAATACAAAGAGAACGGCAATTATGATTGGAACTTTGCGAAGAACCGAACTTGGTCTGTGAGCTCACCGTACGTGGTGGAGGATTTAAAACCGATGTTCTCATACGATTTTAGATTCGCGGCAGTAAATATAGTCGGAGGCGGTAGCTGGGGAGCACCTATTACTGTCGTCATGCCGAGGAGGTAACTCAAAGCtctattcttttttattttttcccgTCTTTCTCATTTTCATCTTACTTTATCCATCTTACTCCAATTCTTTGTTATTAAGGTAACTACCTCTAACGTGCATTAGCTTTCTCTTCATGGGATCGTGCCAcaccttcctatcttcagcaaCTTCACTAACTGCTCCATTTCAATCCCCCTCACTAGCCTTTGTTGCAATATTCATTCTGCTGCGAATTTCTAAcctgatttaattatttttaggtcGCCACCTGAGCAACCAAAATGGAGACAGCCACCCACTCCCAGTCCTGAATCACTGCAGCACGGAAAATATGCTGACAGATATGAACTACAATGGAGAATTCCAGCTCATAACGGAGAACCTATCGATATGTATGAAGTCAGCTATTGCCCAGTAAGTATTCAGCTAGCAGGATGGTGtaattaattagtttaatttaaataataaacggctgctcgagaaaaaaaaacagcgtcttttaatttgttattttaattaccAGGTGCTGAAAGTTAGCGGTGAATGGCGTGAATCATCTGAATCTCTGTGCGTTACTCAAGAACTGAAGTCTTATGAAGCTATTAATTACGAAGTCACCGGTTTGCAACCCGACACGCGCTACCGTATGAGTGTTCGTGCCCACAATATCTTGGGCTTCTCTAAGCCCGCGACTCTCTATGTCCAGACCGCTCTCGGTGAGTACCCAGAGACTAACGAAGTGCCTCTCCGAGCTGGCTTTTACGACGTCTATACAGCTCCTAACCCATTATACCCATCTGCGGCATCCTCTGCTGCATCTTCTTTACTGATCACTTTTGCTTTAGTGCCTTTGTTTTTGTGATGTGTGACTTATATTTTGATTCAGTGCACGTAACTTTTAAAAACTATGACGCCGCAACTTAGTTGTTTATTGTTTggaattatattttcaaataattttattatttgtaagtaCAATCATTTTCGTACTCCTTTTGtaaagaatttttaattttaagatagtgtgattttcatttttatgtttgattttttattttttacaagcttgtacaagtttttgtattcaaaaatttattcttctATTATAGTCGGcttttgacattttgatatCTTGCCTTACatcatacatatataaacaaTATCTATTATAATAAGTCATTAAAAGTACAAATATAATAACCATGATTTGtatgtgttttgttttaaaattgattaagtTGGCATGTGTTTATTTGTGAtgtgaattaattattttgcatttataaGTGTTTGAGTTGATTTATTAGTACATttactattatttgtatttagaaCATTTTCCTTGTGTTTAGATTTGAGGACATTATATTATGTTGGTGTTAATTTATTATGACTGGTGagttattttttcttgtttttatcaatttttaatgttttggtcacataatatttacctattatatacaatattatcataaaaaatgttttctaggtaatCCAAATGGAAGTCCAACAAATATCAGATGGACTAAAACGGAAATCCTGATCACTTTATTGCTAACAAAGTATTTAGtataaaacattaatatatGTAGTCAATCATcagcttaaaattaaattaagacgACTGTTGTTATATAACTAGAAAAGACTCGTTGTGATAAGCAATACGTTGGTTTGTAAATAAGTGTATAATTTATGTTAAATATCATCAAATGATTTGGTATAAAGTtctctaaataaaaaatatcattaacgaaataaaaactaaaaatttaatgatttttgACCTTTGTTGAGTGTTTAATATTATGTGTCAAAGAAGTCTAAGCACTGAATTAGATAGAATAATTGCTAATAAATTAACACTGCCAAAATATAACGTATGTCGTATCAgtgtatattaataaatatgcgTAATTTTAAGGTTTTGAAACTTCGTGAGTTGCAAATATGTGTGTACGAGTTTTTGATAactattttatcttttattagaatattgtgaaaaTCGATAGTTATATTTAGTAGTGATATTGTGAAGGATGTCGTCCAGCAGAAAGATTTAGGTAGAAATGATCTATTGAAAGTAATAAAGTATAAGATATCAGCTAGGCaagaaatatttgaaaatgaaGGATTGGAATGTGATCTGTTAGAAAAAACGACcaatgtcaaaaataataaatgtttccaaaacaaaaataccttttcattttttgtttaatgaaaCGAATGAAGTACTGTTATATCAACCGTAATTCATTCCTGGGTTCCACCATCGATGTGTTAGTTTGAAGGATCCCTTACCCTTAGAAAAACTCCGAAAGAAAGCTGTCAAGATGCTTAtcaagaaattaattaattaaccttTGAATGTCTTTCATTCGACCAGTGTTTGTGTCGCCCTGACTGCCTCCGGGTAAATATACTTTGTATTGATAAATAGTTAATAGTTAACAACTCTGCTGTATAGTTTCCCTTGGAATGACCTAATTACTATACTGCATGATCCACATAGCTGTGTACACCTTCAAGCAAATATACCCTTAGCATGGTCATTATAACTACCTACCTCTATATCAAAAGATTATCCAACAGAAATAACATAGCCAACCATACTTCCATTTCATAAAGATGTTTCTTACTAAGCCTTTTAGAGGAAATCAATGTAGCATTGAATAAATTACTGGGTCTGTAGGTTATCATGTAGTTTCCCTTTTTATTTTCATCCACGCATGGATTGCTCAGCTCAGATCTTGAAACTGCCAATTATATATACTAGATCTGGTCAAGTTACGTTATCCAAAATTTACATCATCTCCTGTAATCTGGCAGTTTCATTAcgcatatatttttgaaatttttgttGACGGTAGTTCATTGTTGTTTGAAGTTATCAAATTTAGCGACAACTAAATGAATTAACACATTGATAAATTCAAATGGCTAATGACCATTACTTAAATGTTTTGTAGGATGTTTATTACGGTGATGGTTCTATAGATTCCCATCAATGTTGTTTTTATACACTTCGTTCTTAACGAATACAAACTAGACTTCGACATTCGCTTCAATAGTTCAAAGTTGTGATGGGGTTTGAACATTATTTATGTTGCGTTTATTGACATTAATTGGAATGTTTGCATCTTGACAacttttctttttcatttttatatgacgtataagtatttttatttgtgcatCATTGTCTATCATTTTCAATATATCAtcatttttcattcattcaaaccCCATTTCATTCTAGCGGAGAGCTTTCTTATTTAACTATCTGAAATGTATGTTGTTGAAGTTTTTCTTCTTATGGTGATTGGGTGCACGTGTTCCTCAACAGAAAGCACTCCTCTGTTGTCACCATTGAGATTGTAATGAATGTTTGCTTCGAGATATTCACAAAATCGTaccaaattaataattattatctagGTATCTTT is a genomic window of Cydia pomonella isolate Wapato2018A chromosome 15, ilCydPomo1, whole genome shotgun sequence containing:
- the LOC133525999 gene encoding fasciclin-2 isoform X5, translating into MRSHWLGATGVAGLAVLLATLSGCSAQSLQIFPKQEQQTVAVGKSVVLTCQANTPDPALVTQPQWKDPKGQVINAASPSTRPEIYTESSPTKQLQTLYISSITPAMAGKYTCVSAYTNEPMSASVVLDTFVAITWINANENQFATKGKDFKVMCEVAAEPAPSVDWFKEGTSISTGDRYVIHANGLMIKNIEESDDGTYTCRAVVIQTGELAERNIKLEVYTAPEMEEREPRVEIKEGGSAAITCKARGKPPPKYSWIKASTRENLASTSRFSVNEITGMLTFDRVEAGDYGKYICSAVNQAGQNETEIEVEVLVPPKIFELHNMTVAEKAEGRLECKATGRPAPRIRFRKHSMTEPFVNGPNDDGRINIETSSHQTGDQMQSSAVITISNVNRTDDGLYECIANNDGGEARKNGHLMVEFRPVFNPNQNIPLVWSWNSQPVNISCIAESIPNATIKWRFHELDLVETPHVRIYGAGPYSTVRVTPTARTLYGHYKCIATNRHGEAVHSTELREAFVPGPVTQVRQEILTATSVTFNIVGPAEEMNPPILAFTAQYKENGNYDWNFAKNRTWSVSSPYVVEDLKPMFSYDFRFAAVNIVGGGSWGAPITVVMPRRSPPEQPKWRQPPTPSPESLQHGKYADRYELQWRIPAHNGEPIDMYEVSYCPVLKVSGEWRESSESLCVTQELKSYEAINYEVTGLQPDTRYRMSVRAHNILGFSKPATLYVQTALGVPFSGYAPSQMLSSGAIIGLALAGVFICLLIVDLLLLCFRRQGVIATLCGKRGKKHKDDEAKLGSYVPTTPVDEKEPLKDTAEDALKRNSSVEFDGRRVYATSGGPIIGKNSAV
- the LOC133525999 gene encoding fasciclin-2 isoform X6, with protein sequence MRSHWLGATGVAGLAVLLATLSGCSAQSLQIFPKQEQQTVAVGKSVVLTCQANTPDPALVTQPQWKDPKGQVINAASPSTRPEIYTESSPTKQLQTLYISSITPAMAGKYTCVSAYTNEPMSASVVLDTFVAITWINANENQFATKGKDFKVMCEVAAEPAPSVDWFKEGTSISTGDRYVIHANGLMIKNIEESDDGTYTCRAVVIQTGELAERNIKLEVYTAPEMEEREPRVEIKEGGSAAITCKARGKPPPKYSWIKASTRENLASTSRFSVNEITGMLTFDRVEAGDYGKYICSAVNQAGQNETEIEVEVLVPPKIFELHNMTVAEKAEGRLECKATGRPAPRIRFRKHSMTEPFVNGPNDDGRINIETSSHQTGDQMQSSAVITISNVNRTDDGLYECIANNDGGEARKNGHLMVEFRPVFNPNQNIPLVWSWNSQPVNISCIAESIPNATIKWRFHELDLVETPHVRIYGAGPYSTVRVTPTARTLYGHYKCIATNRHGEAVHSTELREAFVPGPVTQVRQEILTATSVTFNIVGPAEEMNPPILAFTAQYKENGNYDWNFAKNRTWSVSSPYVVEDLKPMFSYDFRFAAVNIVGGGSWGAPITVVMPRRSPPEQPKWRQPPTPSPESLQHGKYADRYELQWRIPAHNGEPIDMYEVSYCPVLKVSGEWRESSESLCVTQELKSYEAINYEVTGLQPDTRYRMSVRAHNILGFSKPATLYVQTALGVPFSGYAPSQMLSSGAIIGLALAGVFICLLIVDLLLLCFRRQGVIATLCGKRGKKHKDDEAKLGRDEKEPLKDTAEDALKRNSSVEFDGRRVYATSGGPIIGKNSAV
- the LOC133525999 gene encoding fasciclin-2 isoform X7, which gives rise to MRSHWLGATGVAGLAVLLATLSGCSAQSLQIFPKQEQQTVAVGKSVVLTCQANTPDPALVTQPQWKDPKGQVINAASPSTRPEIYTESSPTKQLQTLYISSITPAMAGKYTCVSAYTNEPMSASVVLDTFVAITWINANENQFATKGKDFKVMCEVAAEPAPSVDWFKEGTSISTGDRYVIHANGLMIKNIEESDDGTYTCRAVVIQTGELAERNIKLEVYTAPEMEEREPRVEIKEGGSAAITCKARGKPPPKYSWIKASTRENLASTSRFSVNEITGMLTFDRVEAGDYGKYICSAVNQAGQNETEIEVEVLVPPKIFELHNMTVAEKAEGRLECKATGRPAPRIRFRKHSMTEPFVNGPNDDGRINIETSSHQTGDQMQSSAVITISNVNRTDDGLYECIANNDGGEARKNGHLMVEFRPVFNPNQNIPLVWSWNSQPVNISCIAESIPNATIKWRFHELDLVETPHVRIYGAGPYSTVRVTPTARTLYGHYKCIATNRHGEAVHSTELREAFVPGPVTQVRQEILTATSVTFNIVGPAEEMNPPILAFTAQYKENGNYDWNFAKNRTWSVSSPYVVEDLKPMFSYDFRFAAVNIVGGGSWGAPITVVMPRRSPPEQPKWRQPPTPSPESLQHGKYADRYELQWRIPAHNGEPIDMYEVSYCPVLKVSGEWRESSESLCVTQELKSYEAINYEVTGLQPDTRYRMSVRAHNILGFSKPATLYVQTALGNPNGSPTNIRWTKTEILITLLLTKYLV
- the LOC133525999 gene encoding fasciclin-2 isoform X2 translates to MRSHWLGATGVAGLAVLLATLSGCSAQSLQIFPKQEQQTVAVGKSVVLTCQANTPDPALVTQPQWKDPKGQVINAASPSTRPEIYTESSPTKQLQTLYISSITPAMAGKYTCVSAYTNEPMSASVVLDTFVAITWINANENQFATKGKDFKVMCEVAAEPAPSVDWFKEGTSISTGDRYVIHANGLMIKNIEESDDGTYTCRAVVIQTGELAERNIKLEVYTAPEMEEREPRVEIKEGGSAAITCKARGKPPPKYSWIKASTRENLASTSRFSVNEITGMLTFDRVEAGDYGKYICSAVNQAGQNETEIEVEVLVPPKIFELHNMTVAEKAEGRLECKATGRPAPRIRFRKHSMTEPFVNGPNDDGRINIETSSHQTGDQMQSSAVITISNVNRTDDGLYECIANNDGGEARKNGHLMVEFRPVFNPNQNIPLVWSWNSQPVNISCIAESIPNATIKWRFHELDLVETPHVRIYGAGPYSTVRVTPTARTLYGHYKCIATNRHGEAVHSTELREAFVPGPVTQVRQEILTATSVTFNIVGPAEEMNPPILAFTAQYKENGNYDWNFAKNRTWSVSSPYVVEDLKPMFSYDFRFAAVNIVGGGSWGAPITVVMPRRSPPEQPKWRQPPTPSPESLQHGKYADRYELQWRIPAHNGEPIDMYEVSYCPVLKVSGEWRESSESLCVTQELKSYEAINYEVTGLQPDTRYRMSVRAHNILGFSKPATLYVQTALGVPFSGYAPSQMLSSGAIIGLALAGVFICLLIVDLLLLCFRRQGVIATLCGKRGKKHKDDEAKLGSLYGWRFPLPYCSTKPRAPPSPAPLPPPVKLVPTPTDEKEPLKDTAEDALKRNSSVEFDGRRVYATSGGPIIGKNSAV
- the LOC133525999 gene encoding fasciclin-2 isoform X1, yielding MRSHWLGATGVAGLAVLLATLSGCSAQSLQIFPKQEQQTVAVGKSVVLTCQANTPDPALVTQPQWKDPKGQVINAASPSTRPEIYTESSPTKQLQTLYISSITPAMAGKYTCVSAYTNEPMSASVVLDTFVAITWINANENQFATKGKDFKVMCEVAAEPAPSVDWFKEGTSISTGDRYVIHANGLMIKNIEESDDGTYTCRAVVIQTGELAERNIKLEVYTAPEMEEREPRVEIKEGGSAAITCKARGKPPPKYSWIKASTRENLASTSRFSVNEITGMLTFDRVEAGDYGKYICSAVNQAGQNETEIEVEVLVPPKIFELHNMTVAEKAEGRLECKATGRPAPRIRFRKHSMTEPFVNGPNDDGRINIETSSHQTGDQMQSSAVITISNVNRTDDGLYECIANNDGGEARKNGHLMVEFRPVFNPNQNIPLVWSWNSQPVNISCIAESIPNATIKWRFHELDLVETPHVRIYGAGPYSTVRVTPTARTLYGHYKCIATNRHGEAVHSTELREAFVPGPVTQVRQEILTATSVTFNIVGPAEEMNPPILAFTAQYKENGNYDWNFAKNRTWSVSSPYVVEDLKPMFSYDFRFAAVNIVGGGSWGAPITVVMPRRSPPEQPKWRQPPTPSPESLQHGKYADRYELQWRIPAHNGEPIDMYEVSYCPVLKVSGEWRESSESLCVTQELKSYEAINYEVTGLQPDTRYRMSVRAHNILGFSKPATLYVQTALGVPFSGYAPSQMLSSGAIIGLALAGVFICLLIVDLLLLCFRRQGVIATLCGKRGKKHKDDEAKLGSLYGWRFPLPYCSTKPRAPPSPAPLPPPVKLVPTPTYVPTTPVDEKEPLKDTAEDALKRNSSVEFDGRRVYATSGGPIIGKNSAV
- the LOC133525999 gene encoding fasciclin-2 isoform X3 is translated as MRSHWLGATGVAGLAVLLATLSGCSAQSLQIFPKQEQQTVAVGKSVVLTCQANTPDPALVTQPQWKDPKGQVINAASPSTRPEIYTESSPTKQLQTLYISSITPAMAGKYTCVSAYTNEPMSASVVLDTFVAITWINANENQFATKGKDFKVMCEVAAEPAPSVDWFKEGTSISTGDRYVIHANGLMIKNIEESDDGTYTCRAVVIQTGELAERNIKLEVYTAPEMEEREPRVEIKEGGSAAITCKARGKPPPKYSWIKASTRENLASTSRFSVNEITGMLTFDRVEAGDYGKYICSAVNQAGQNETEIEVEVLVPPKIFELHNMTVAEKAEGRLECKATGRPAPRIRFRKHSMTEPFVNGPNDDGRINIETSSHQTGDQMQSSAVITISNVNRTDDGLYECIANNDGGEARKNGHLMVEFRPVFNPNQNIPLVWSWNSQPVNISCIAESIPNATIKWRFHELDLVETPHVRIYGAGPYSTVRVTPTARTLYGHYKCIATNRHGEAVHSTELREAFVPGPVTQVRQEILTATSVTFNIVGPAEEMNPPILAFTAQYKENGNYDWNFAKNRTWSVSSPYVVEDLKPMFSYDFRFAAVNIVGGGSWGAPITVVMPRRSPPEQPKWRQPPTPSPESLQHGKYADRYELQWRIPAHNGEPIDMYEVSYCPVLKVSGEWRESSESLCVTQELKSYEAINYEVTGLQPDTRYRMSVRAHNILGFSKPATLYVQTALGVPFSGYAPSQMLSSGAIIGLALAGVFICLLIVDLLLLCFRRQGVIATLCGKRGKKHKDDEAKLGSTKPRAPPSPAPLPPPVKLVPTPTYVPTTPVDEKEPLKDTAEDALKRNSSVEFDGRRVYATSGGPIIGKNSAV
- the LOC133525999 gene encoding fasciclin-2 isoform X4, translating into MRSHWLGATGVAGLAVLLATLSGCSAQSLQIFPKQEQQTVAVGKSVVLTCQANTPDPALVTQPQWKDPKGQVINAASPSTRPEIYTESSPTKQLQTLYISSITPAMAGKYTCVSAYTNEPMSASVVLDTFVAITWINANENQFATKGKDFKVMCEVAAEPAPSVDWFKEGTSISTGDRYVIHANGLMIKNIEESDDGTYTCRAVVIQTGELAERNIKLEVYTAPEMEEREPRVEIKEGGSAAITCKARGKPPPKYSWIKASTRENLASTSRFSVNEITGMLTFDRVEAGDYGKYICSAVNQAGQNETEIEVEVLVPPKIFELHNMTVAEKAEGRLECKATGRPAPRIRFRKHSMTEPFVNGPNDDGRINIETSSHQTGDQMQSSAVITISNVNRTDDGLYECIANNDGGEARKNGHLMVEFRPVFNPNQNIPLVWSWNSQPVNISCIAESIPNATIKWRFHELDLVETPHVRIYGAGPYSTVRVTPTARTLYGHYKCIATNRHGEAVHSTELREAFVPGPVTQVRQEILTATSVTFNIVGPAEEMNPPILAFTAQYKENGNYDWNFAKNRTWSVSSPYVVEDLKPMFSYDFRFAAVNIVGGGSWGAPITVVMPRRSPPEQPKWRQPPTPSPESLQHGKYADRYELQWRIPAHNGEPIDMYEVSYCPVLKVSGEWRESSESLCVTQELKSYEAINYEVTGLQPDTRYRMSVRAHNILGFSKPATLYVQTALGVPFSGYAPSQMLSSGAIIGLALAGVFICLLIVDLLLLCFRRQGVIATLCGKRGKKHKDDEAKLGSTKPRAPPSPAPLPPPVKLVPTPTDEKEPLKDTAEDALKRNSSVEFDGRRVYATSGGPIIGKNSAV